The Tenacibaculum jejuense genome includes a window with the following:
- a CDS encoding DNA/RNA non-specific endonuclease — MKRKKDIFSVLLVIAVAIAYYYTEKREKHESTITEENDHVRDKSFDYLPSSTTGQIIHHSGYSFSYSEKHEQAEWVAYSLDKKDIIYADFKRPYFIQDPKVKTKSADWRNYKKSGYDKGHLCPAADRKSSKKLFNETFYTSNISPQKHNFNAGVWNRLEQKVRSWSKKYKHLYVITGGVLNHNSKKHIGKEKVTVPNAFYKVILDYKASKVKAIAFLIPHKETSQSLSDFVVSIDQLEKITGIDFFPKLPDALENKLEANNSFKNWSFR; from the coding sequence GTGAAGCGTAAAAAAGATATTTTTAGTGTTCTTTTAGTCATAGCTGTAGCTATTGCATATTATTACACTGAAAAAAGAGAAAAACATGAAAGTACTATTACTGAAGAAAATGATCATGTAAGAGATAAATCATTTGATTATTTGCCTAGTTCTACAACTGGGCAAATAATTCATCACTCAGGATATTCTTTTTCTTACAGTGAAAAGCACGAACAAGCTGAATGGGTTGCCTATTCCTTAGATAAAAAAGATATTATTTATGCAGATTTCAAAAGGCCTTATTTTATTCAAGACCCAAAAGTAAAAACTAAATCTGCAGATTGGAGAAACTATAAAAAATCTGGTTACGATAAAGGACATTTATGTCCTGCTGCAGACAGAAAATCTTCAAAAAAGCTTTTTAATGAAACGTTTTATACATCAAACATTTCTCCGCAAAAGCATAACTTTAATGCAGGTGTTTGGAATCGTTTAGAACAAAAGGTTAGATCTTGGTCAAAAAAGTATAAGCACTTATATGTTATAACAGGAGGAGTACTTAACCATAACTCAAAGAAACATATAGGTAAAGAAAAAGTAACTGTACCAAATGCTTTTTATAAGGTAATTTTAGATTATAAGGCTTCTAAAGTTAAAGCTATTGCTTTTTTAATACCTCACAAAGAAACATCGCAATCTTTGTCTGATTTTGTTGTTTCTATTGATCAATTGGAAAAAATAACAGGTATCGATTTTTTTCCAAAACTACCAGATGCTTTAGAAAATAAATTAGAAGCCAATAATAGTTTTAAAAATTGGTCTTTCAGATAA
- a CDS encoding acyl-CoA thioesterase yields MSFIVNFTTRWADFDANIHMRHTAYNDYAAESRLRYFNQYGITIHDFTKEKVGPILFEENTKFLKEIHLGEDISVNLKITGLSSKGERWKIQHEVFNSQGKLSAVINVYGAWLDLAKRKLTVPPVKFQEIFTEAERTEDFKEILLKSEA; encoded by the coding sequence ATGAGCTTTATTGTAAATTTTACAACGAGATGGGCAGATTTTGATGCCAACATTCATATGAGACATACAGCATATAACGATTATGCAGCTGAATCTAGATTACGTTATTTTAATCAGTATGGAATAACAATACATGATTTTACAAAAGAAAAAGTAGGTCCGATTTTATTTGAAGAAAATACTAAGTTTTTAAAAGAAATACATTTAGGAGAAGACATTTCTGTAAACTTAAAAATAACAGGATTATCCAGTAAAGGAGAGCGTTGGAAAATTCAACACGAAGTTTTTAACAGTCAAGGTAAATTGTCTGCTGTAATTAATGTTTATGGAGCATGGTTAGATCTTGCAAAAAGAAAATTAACTGTTCCTCCTGTTAAGTTTCAAGAAATTTTCACTGAAGCTGAAAGAACAGAAGACTTTAAAGAAATTCTATTAAAAAGTGAAGCGTAA